One genomic segment of Chiloscyllium punctatum isolate Juve2018m chromosome 32, sChiPun1.3, whole genome shotgun sequence includes these proteins:
- the LOC140458051 gene encoding pleckstrin homology-like domain family A member 1, whose amino-acid sequence MLQSRGPLLKQGLLEKRSDGLLQLWKKKLGVLTGDGLLLLPPKQVMEQPLEEHGEPGASGGYSGAKELLFGDMKTVDSVERKGKYIYFTVVMADKRELDFRCSRDTAWNALITLGMVQYQNRRAMEAVQCSRKKLAQRGIGPGIADTA is encoded by the coding sequence ATGCTGCAGAGCCGGGGTCCACTGCTGAAGCAGGGGCTGCTGGAGAAGCGGAGTGATGGTCTGCTCCAGCTCTGGAAGAAGAAGCTGGGTGTCCTGACCGGGGACGGCCTCCTGCTGCTGCCCCCAAAACAGGTGATGGAGCAGCCGCTGGAGGAACACGGAGAGCCCGGGGCCAGCGGCGGATACAGCGGCGCCAAGGAGCTTCTGTTCGGGGACATGAAAAcggtggacagtgtggagagaAAAGGCAAATACATTTACTTCACGGTGGTGATGGCGGACAAACGGGAACTGGACTTTCGGTGCTCGCGGGACACCGCCTGGAACGCTCTCATCACTTTGGGAATGGTCCAGTACCAGAACCGCCGGGCGATGGAGGCTGTACAATGCAGCCGCAAGAAACTCGCTCAAAGGGGCATCGGCCCCGGGATCGCGGACACAGCctga